In Salvelinus fontinalis isolate EN_2023a chromosome 37, ASM2944872v1, whole genome shotgun sequence, the genomic stretch TTCCTGTCAGGAAATGCCTGGATGTCTCGTTGGCAGTTTGGCTGGAAGAACCCGCTGTAGTCAGGCATGATGTTTAAGAGTGCGCTGTCCACTGTCGACTTTGGTGATGTATAGGATGAGTACGACGGCTGTGGATAAGACATGGGGCAGGTTGACGTTGCCAGGTAGGTTGATTGATCCTGGTATATTTCCCCGGTACAAGAGTAAGACGGCGTAGCATACATGTGGTTTATATCGTGTTGACTCTGCGCCATGGTGCAGCTCACAGTTCCTGCGTAAAAGTTTGGTGGTTCAGGCGAGGGCAAGGCGGGCACCGGGGACGAAGCTGCCACCCTTATGTCAGCACTAGCTACGTTAATGGCACCCCCGGGATTCCAGTATCCTCCTAAACCTCTAGAATTGATCGAGAACTTCCCCGTGTATGCCACAGCCTGAGTGCTCGGTGGCTGCGTAAAGTTGCCGTGGTAAATCAACTCGAGGGTGCCCTTTTCTTCATTAAAACAATCACCTGCGAAGcaaagaaaaataaatgttaGTTATGTGTCAAAAAAACGTTGATTATTGCTTTTACGCAAGGGTTTTTACTATAACGCTTTTTGTTTTTCGCGCGGTTGCGCACCACTTTGTGGTTTTGTAATGGGTATGCAGGAGGTTTCAAGTCACATAACGATTTAGAAAAAATACATTGATTTACCATAGCAGACCATCTACTTGATTAATATTGACCAATAATATGGATTATCCTCAATTTAGGATAATCTCAAATATGACTAATAATGCATTTTAATCCTACATTTTTGTAAAGTTGATGAGGACATATGGCTTCTTTTCAATTGGCCATAACCGCAAAATATAAATTAAtatttaacaaaaatatattaaATGTATTCTTACCCCCCTCGGTTTCACCCAATTGGCCGTGCTGTTTCCAATATGATTCAACTTTTAACCCAGTTCCCGTCTCTGGCAATGATGCGGATATTTCCTCTTCCATTGAATAGATTACCTCTTGAATGTCTTGTATAAAACTACTGGTGGTTACACAAACTTTGTCAATAGTTTTAGCTGTCATTTTTTTGACAAGACAGTGCGCTTCAAGCCTTTACGCACCTTTAAGCACACAATATATAACCTTCAGCTGTCATGGTAAAAACGCTCTAATGCTGTATTCTCTGCCATATCATATAGTGTCCCCTACGCTATATGTTCCCTACGCTAAATATCATCTCATCTCGTTATATTATGGGGATGCAATATTGTAATATGCATTTAAAgggagtctctgaatgtcccgtAACGTCACTGACCATACAAGGACTTGGTGGTTAAAAAGGGAAAAGGTTGGGCTAGGGTTGGGTCTCAGGCTTGATGACGACATCAAAGAACACTTGTCaatgaatttaaaaaatacataacCAAAATTACTTTTATTTTTGCGTCGTTGTTGTTAGCCTGTTTAAGTTGAGTAAATATTAACACATGTATGGCCTATTTTATTATCAATATAATAATCGGCTTGCTGCCAAAAGCCTGCAGGAATTCCAGTAACACTTCACCAAAAATGGATTTATCCGGTTTAATAGACGACACCCTCTTTTTACTTATATGGAATACATCCGCTAAATTGGTGTTCATGAAATATCGGGTCGTGCCAAGGAAGAAGCCCACACAGAAGCATACGAGACGAGCGACTTCCCGGGGGAGGTTTGGCACTGTGCTTTAGAGTGGAGCTTTCCTTAGGAAAGTTGGATCAGTTGGTTAATTAAGTATATTAATTTGTTGTTCTATATCCTTTTATAGTCTGGGCTAACATTTTGCAAAAATGTAAACTTGAATTGATCGAAGTGCTATATCTACGTACATATTTTTGAAAAATCTGTATAGGTAAACAACACATTTATGAAGCCTTCATAAACCCTAAATTAGGCATGTGCTTCAGGATACTTTAGAAGGAATATTCTTTAGCCTATAACACCCTTTATGTAGTGTGACTGTTTATAAATGATTTGTGCACTATATATGTAGTGCCATGAGTTGTCCATCTAGAGTTGTCCATTTAAAGTTGGcctgtttgtagcctgtgtatatgAGGTTCATTAGATAAGCTATTAATCATTTGTGAATCTTGAGTTATGGGTTGCCCACATGTATAGACTGAAAATATTTATGACATATCTCTCCACCTACTCAAGACCCCACTGTATTGAAGGGATCATCTTGGGACAGCaaccccttcctctcttctcagcAAGCTGCCCTCCGTTGGTGTAAATGACACCTGGCTGATGTCTGTAGGCTTACATGTGACAGGGTTGTTGATCCAAGGGCTGTGGTAGATAGTGATAAAACAAGGGGAAGCCCTTTAAACACTGTCTAAAGCCCTGCACGTCCACTATGACACACAGGTAATGAGACTGCTCCTCACGCAAGTAGAGCTAATTGCTATTCTGTCTCAGGGGACACTGTCTCCTGATAATGGAGATGATCTTTGGTCTTAATATGCAAAATGTGTCTGACATGTTcctaatgacatcatactccctaGGAGTTGTTGGCATATTTGTTTCCGAAGATAGTAATCCTTAAGAGACTGGAAACTTTCCACATATGCCACTGTAGGCTAATGTATGTCATTTTCTATACCCAAtatgacaatgtaggagacacAAAAAAATTGTCCATAGGCTTTTTTATATTGTCTATAACACCAGCAACAACTTTAACACTTGTCCAATTGAACATGATAGACCTACTTAAATAAGacgagaagagagaagagagagaggagagacgagagaggagagaggagagaggagagaagagagagagaagagtgagattggagagaagatagagagagagaagagagaggagataaaagagagaagagacagacaagagagaggagagagaagagagagagaggagagagagtggaattGAACATGATAGACATACTTAAATAagatgagaagagagaagagagagaggagagaggagagaagagagattggagagaagatgagggagagaagagaggagagagaagagagaagagaaagagagagagagagaggagagagggggagagaagaggagagacagacaagagagaaagagagaagggagagatgagagagagagaagagagaggagagaagaaacagacaagagagaggagagaaagagaagagagagagagagagaagaaagagtagagagagagtggagagaagagagagaagagaaagagagagggggagagaagaggagagacagacaagagagaaagagagatgagagagagagaagagaaaggagagaagagagagagagaagaaagattagagaaagagaggagagacagagaatagagagagaagagagaagagaaagagaagagagaggagagagataggagggaagagagagaggagatggaagagaggagatagaagacagagagaagttagagaaagaagagagagagaagatagaaaatagagagagaagagagagaggagagataataggagagagagaagagagaggagagacagaagaaagagagaacagagagagagaggagagaagagagagagaagaagagagagaggagagtgacacgagagacagaatagagagatgaaagagagaacagagagaggagagaagagagggagaagaaagagagaagagagagagagagagggga encodes the following:
- the LOC129835963 gene encoding early growth response protein 2b-like; the encoded protein is MTAKTIDKVCVTTSSFIQDIQEVIYSMEEEISASLPETGTGLKVESYWKQHGQLGETEGGDCFNEEKGTLELIYHGNFTQPPSTQAVAYTGKFSINSRGLGGYWNPGGAINVASADIRVAASSPVPALPSPEPPNFYAGTVSCTMAQSQHDINHMYATPSYSCTGEIYQDQSTYLATSTCPMSYPQPSYSSYTSPKSTVDSALLNIMPDYSGFFQPNCQRDIQAFPDRKALPYSLDSLRVPPPLTPLNTIRNFTLGGPATEGPCPQNPYNTPNLPLRPILRPRKYPNLPSKTPVHERPYPCPAESCDRRFSRSDELSRHVRIHTGHKPFQCRICMRSFSRSDHLTTHIRTHTGEKPFSCDHCGRKFARSDERRRHTKIHLRQKEKKSS